The Streptomyces nitrosporeus genome includes a window with the following:
- a CDS encoding hydrolytic protein, whose product MPTVTVSPGAEATTTLTVRNDGDIVEAYTFEVIGDCAAWATVEPARVSLYPGTSETVTVRLAPPRSPEVKAGEVPLGVRVLPVEHPESVSVPETTVIVEPFHELRTKLEPGRRRGWLGARFRVAVQNQGNTPVDVVFTGKQEGEELRLAFTPERLSLQPGESAETGLRVRARKLIWFGEPASWPFEVKVAESTGTDTGTEDERPGGPEPLPGEFAQIPLLPKWLLIVLAALLALLLAWFTLVRPAVRSTAEEAVEAAQEQQEKQAEQERQQAGATDGGTGSPAGGQEQGQGQGTAPGAGATGNGGAGTGGSGSTGGFGGINPEQSSQTIDVQTNAGATRDKAYKVPQGKVFGVTDIVVANFQGDEGVLTISFGERKITTIALETFRNQDYHWVTPIQIPENATVTASVTCSKPGTPATGTQASGCHQVLNVSGVLSDIAP is encoded by the coding sequence ATGCCCACGGTGACGGTGTCGCCCGGTGCCGAAGCGACGACCACGCTGACCGTGCGCAACGACGGTGACATCGTCGAGGCGTACACCTTCGAAGTGATCGGCGACTGTGCGGCGTGGGCCACGGTGGAACCTGCGCGGGTCTCCCTCTACCCCGGCACCTCCGAGACCGTGACGGTGCGGCTCGCGCCGCCCCGGTCCCCTGAGGTCAAGGCCGGAGAAGTGCCCCTGGGCGTACGTGTGCTGCCCGTGGAGCACCCCGAATCGGTCTCCGTCCCCGAGACGACCGTGATCGTCGAGCCCTTCCACGAACTCCGGACGAAGCTGGAGCCCGGCCGGCGCCGGGGCTGGCTCGGTGCCCGGTTCCGGGTCGCGGTGCAGAACCAGGGCAACACCCCCGTCGACGTGGTGTTCACCGGGAAGCAGGAGGGCGAGGAGCTCCGTCTCGCCTTCACGCCGGAACGCCTGAGCCTGCAGCCGGGTGAGTCCGCCGAGACGGGTCTGCGGGTGCGGGCCCGGAAGCTGATCTGGTTCGGCGAGCCCGCCTCCTGGCCGTTCGAGGTCAAGGTCGCGGAGAGCACGGGCACCGACACCGGCACCGAGGACGAACGGCCCGGCGGGCCGGAGCCCCTGCCCGGGGAGTTCGCGCAGATCCCCCTGCTGCCCAAGTGGCTGCTGATCGTCCTGGCGGCTCTGCTCGCCCTGCTGCTGGCGTGGTTCACCCTGGTACGGCCCGCGGTGCGCAGCACCGCGGAGGAGGCCGTCGAGGCCGCGCAGGAACAGCAGGAGAAGCAGGCGGAGCAGGAGCGGCAGCAGGCCGGGGCGACGGACGGCGGCACCGGAAGCCCGGCCGGCGGGCAGGAGCAGGGGCAGGGCCAGGGGACGGCTCCCGGTGCGGGGGCGACCGGCAACGGCGGTGCCGGCACCGGCGGTTCCGGCTCGACGGGTGGATTCGGCGGCATCAACCCCGAACAGAGCTCGCAGACCATCGACGTGCAGACGAACGCCGGAGCCACGAGGGACAAGGCATACAAGGTTCCGCAGGGGAAGGTGTTCGGCGTCACCGACATCGTGGTGGCGAACTTCCAGGGCGACGAAGGGGTGTTGACCATCTCCTTCGGTGAGCGGAAGATCACCACCATCGCGCTGGAGACGTTCCGCAACCAGGACTACCACTGGGTCACCCCCATCCAGATACCGGAGAACGCCACGGTCACCGCTTCGGTGACCTGTTCCAAACCCGGGACTCCGGCGACCGGAACTCAGGCCTCCGGATGCCATCAAGTACTCAATGTCAGTGGTGTGCTGAGCGACATCGCGCCCTGA
- a CDS encoding phage tail protein — MAEGDALSTHVFGVQLGGYLVESIQEISGLTVEEEVVEVRQVTAEGKQIIRKQPGARQAGEVTITRGLDKSSEFTKWIKETLNNGAVDTARQNLTIEIKDSTGATVRRIQLMQGWASKWEGPSLKAGESSAATETVTITFEEIVVE; from the coding sequence ATGGCAGAGGGCGACGCTCTTTCCACCCACGTCTTCGGCGTACAGCTCGGCGGCTATCTCGTGGAGTCGATCCAGGAGATCAGCGGGCTGACCGTCGAGGAAGAAGTCGTCGAGGTCCGGCAGGTGACCGCCGAGGGCAAGCAGATCATCCGCAAGCAGCCCGGCGCACGCCAGGCCGGCGAGGTGACGATCACCCGCGGGCTCGACAAGAGCAGCGAGTTCACCAAATGGATCAAGGAGACGCTCAACAACGGCGCCGTCGACACCGCCCGCCAGAACCTCACGATCGAGATCAAGGACTCGACCGGTGCGACGGTCCGGCGCATCCAGCTGATGCAGGGATGGGCCAGCAAGTGGGAGGGCCCCTCGCTGAAGGCCGGTGAGTCCAGCGCGGCCACGGAGACGGTCACCATCACCTTCGAGGAGATCGTGGTCGAATGA
- a CDS encoding helix-turn-helix transcriptional regulator, protein MTMTMTDMTKPAAPDHSRSAAPQRPAEGAPPRPPAGRVSVAVYAEDLILRTGMVHQLRPRPEIELIQDQEADRAQVSLVVVDVVNEPTVQLLHRLQRNNSTRTGLVVGFFEPGALQTLIECGVAAVLRRGEADQDRLVHLVTAIAKGEGVLPGDLLGKLLDHVSSLHRTVLDPRGLSLSTLTPREAEMLRLVSEGYGTAEIAQKTSYSERTVKNVLHEVATRLELRNRAHAVGYAMRHGLI, encoded by the coding sequence ATGACCATGACCATGACAGATATGACGAAGCCGGCGGCGCCGGACCACAGCCGGTCGGCGGCGCCGCAGCGCCCCGCGGAGGGCGCGCCTCCCCGGCCCCCGGCGGGAAGGGTCTCCGTGGCGGTGTACGCGGAGGACCTGATCCTGCGGACCGGCATGGTGCACCAGTTGCGCCCACGGCCCGAGATAGAGCTGATACAGGATCAGGAGGCCGACCGCGCACAGGTCTCCCTGGTGGTGGTGGACGTGGTGAACGAACCCACCGTCCAGCTCCTGCACCGCCTTCAGCGCAACAACTCCACCCGCACCGGGCTCGTCGTCGGCTTCTTCGAGCCGGGCGCGCTCCAGACCCTGATCGAGTGCGGTGTCGCCGCCGTACTGAGGCGCGGGGAGGCCGATCAGGACCGTCTCGTCCATCTGGTCACGGCGATAGCGAAGGGCGAGGGGGTGCTGCCGGGCGATCTGCTCGGGAAGCTCCTCGACCACGTCAGCAGTCTTCACCGCACGGTGCTGGACCCCCGGGGGCTGTCGCTCTCCACCCTCACCCCGCGGGAGGCGGAGATGCTCAGGCTAGTGTCGGAGGGCTACGGCACCGCGGAGATCGCGCAGAAGACGTCGTACTCCGAACGGACCGTCAAGAACGTGCTCCACGAGGTGGCGACGCGGCTGGAACTGCGCAACCGGGCCCACGCGGTGGGGTACGCCATGCGCCACGGCCTCATCTGA
- a CDS encoding phage tail sheath family protein, with protein MPSYLTPGVYVEEVQSGARPIEGVGTAVAAFVGFAETGPFHRPTLVTSWDQYVSTFGTFTPDTYLTLAVHGYFSNGGGAAYIVRIGGPAEDAPQGSAPASAPSVALGGFLISARPGTGDGLSVEVTDSEGENPPEDRFRLLVRQGGKVVETYDTSVRKNVKGYLVTQARQSKLIEVTEQPGAAQTRPEKQSLSLAPAAQDPGTTARTGPSEYVGDASARTGVAALEAIDEITMVAVPDLMSAHRRGDIDAEGVRAVQLAVIAHCEQMGDRVAVLDTPPGMNAQRVRTWRNEDAGYDSRYATVYYPWLKVLDPATGHQTLMPPSGHVAGVWARSDGERGVHKAPANEVIRGALDLELRLSKGEQDLLNPIGVNCVRAFPGRGIRIWGARTLSSDPAWRYLNVRRLFNYLEESILLGTQWVVFEPNDDRLWSSIRRNVTAFLTEEWRRGALFGRTAEEAFYVKCDRDNNPQESIDLGQVVCEIGVAPVKPAEFVIFRLSQFSDSTSLVDE; from the coding sequence ATGCCGTCGTACCTCACCCCAGGTGTATACGTGGAGGAGGTGCAGTCCGGAGCACGGCCCATCGAGGGAGTCGGCACCGCGGTCGCAGCCTTCGTCGGGTTCGCGGAGACCGGCCCCTTCCACCGCCCGACGCTGGTGACGAGCTGGGACCAGTACGTATCGACCTTCGGTACCTTCACCCCCGACACCTATCTGACGCTCGCCGTCCACGGCTACTTCAGCAACGGTGGCGGCGCGGCCTACATCGTGCGTATCGGCGGCCCGGCCGAGGACGCCCCGCAGGGCTCCGCCCCGGCGTCGGCCCCGTCCGTCGCCCTCGGCGGCTTCCTGATCTCGGCCCGCCCGGGCACCGGTGACGGCCTTTCCGTCGAGGTCACCGACTCCGAGGGCGAGAACCCCCCGGAGGACCGGTTCCGCCTGCTGGTGCGGCAGGGCGGCAAGGTCGTGGAGACGTACGACACCTCCGTACGCAAGAACGTCAAGGGCTACCTGGTCACCCAGGCCCGCCAGTCCAAGCTCATCGAGGTCACCGAGCAGCCCGGCGCGGCGCAGACCCGCCCCGAGAAGCAGAGCCTCTCGCTCGCGCCCGCCGCCCAGGACCCCGGCACCACCGCCCGGACCGGCCCGAGCGAGTACGTCGGTGACGCGTCGGCCCGCACCGGCGTCGCCGCCCTGGAGGCGATCGACGAGATCACCATGGTCGCCGTCCCGGACCTGATGAGCGCCCACCGGCGCGGGGACATCGACGCCGAGGGCGTGCGCGCCGTACAGCTGGCCGTGATCGCGCACTGCGAGCAGATGGGCGACCGGGTCGCCGTCCTGGACACCCCGCCGGGGATGAACGCCCAGCGCGTCCGCACCTGGCGCAACGAGGACGCCGGGTACGACTCGCGCTACGCGACCGTGTACTACCCGTGGCTCAAGGTCCTCGACCCGGCGACCGGCCACCAGACCCTCATGCCGCCGAGCGGTCACGTCGCGGGGGTCTGGGCGCGCAGCGACGGCGAGCGCGGGGTGCACAAGGCGCCCGCCAACGAGGTCATCCGCGGCGCCCTGGACCTCGAACTCCGCCTGAGCAAGGGCGAGCAGGACCTGCTCAACCCGATCGGCGTCAACTGCGTCCGCGCCTTCCCCGGCAGGGGCATCCGCATCTGGGGCGCGCGGACCCTCTCGTCCGACCCGGCCTGGCGCTACCTCAACGTACGCCGCCTCTTCAACTACCTGGAGGAGTCCATCCTCCTGGGCACCCAGTGGGTCGTCTTCGAGCCGAACGACGACCGCCTCTGGTCGAGCATCCGGCGCAACGTCACCGCCTTCCTCACCGAGGAATGGCGCCGGGGCGCGCTCTTCGGCCGGACGGCGGAGGAGGCGTTCTACGTCAAGTGCGACCGTGACAACAACCCCCAGGAGTCCATCGACCTCGGCCAGGTCGTGTGCGAGATCGGTGTCGCCCCGGTGAAGCCCGCGGAGTTCGTCATCTTCCGCCTCTCGCAGTTCTCCGACAGCACCAGCCTCGTCGACGAGTGA
- a CDS encoding DUF11 domain-containing protein, with amino-acid sequence MSGPAGPARHTRLRRLSGVVVLLTPLLVAGSVSVPQAVPAAVAASDEALADTGRIAFAGSGHRSLGRAASADATEDLFGSGPAHYDQDASGRGDVLVFTSLRDSARPQVYLRGADGTVRKLTSDRDAAHPELSPDGKTVVFDSAEPGPGGSVQRDLWSVDVGDSSLRRLTDTDTDETSPTFSPDGERIAYAGDAGPGNGLRILERKLSGGPVTRVSDVLEGDATEPVWNPVADGTRRSSIVYTLRVEPESETDTGHRLRITEGAGTDRPLLTGTAAGWGTRSAAWTPDGNGLVFLSPNTGCTCSHYDHVYRIRSLDDPKPEAVLSEDRLVDTPAWLGPADGGTLVVTRRTTAEPDIVTLQDMRPDGSDPRDLRLDVLREDPRAWSNTSYDPAVDPLFHPEKGFDPWTERQTYTPDGRRIAVTRFEDLDGERVQRIWLADADGRKAAPMPLAGRGARDRDTDPSFSPDGTKLAFTRVSPGSGEGVWTSKVIVADVATGRILGEVEPPRGEVAGSDAQPAWSADGTVLAFTRNQVIRGLGGIKHVWTAPVNDLDDQEDLSAFGCPGECKVIDDSPAFSPDGSAIAFNRKDRADQINHRASVVVIAPDGTGCRVVLPSQRRSDAGACREQIPDVEATGPYQPRDVAWSPDAKRLVFTSRRDVAANSPEQLSELDLATGAVTELSARLPGRQKEPAFQQSVDLKLTAPATGPQVDTGSSVTVTVTVTNRGPASSPGTTFVADPPPGVRLEELTTTAGSCAAGSPSCDLKVLAPGKKVEITARLTGVARGPWRTGWSVTGTVVDANPTDNASGTVVPVQETPRQPVPSPSPPVTPAPPSSPPAAEPPPVEPPAPLPPAPEAGPGVVVRAQPSPGYVGGRVVVTYTVRNGENALATGLRLRLGLPSGIPVTTLPAGCTAGVCTLSDLEPGASTVLRVVLAPKRATQARITGTLTTTGTDADRGDNVSRIPLRILQPRIVSVPEVGEPGFVTSVRGKDFPPGAPVELTWKPGITATAPPARPGRDGTFIAQLLILMKDQTGPRTITASGPGFSPVTTPFLVVSGTVVPPDEMGRR; translated from the coding sequence GTGAGCGGTCCTGCTGGCCCGGCGAGGCATACCCGGCTGCGCCGGCTGAGCGGTGTCGTGGTGCTGCTGACACCGCTGCTGGTGGCGGGTTCGGTGTCGGTCCCGCAGGCGGTGCCCGCGGCCGTCGCGGCCTCGGACGAGGCACTGGCGGACACCGGGCGCATCGCCTTCGCCGGCTCGGGGCACCGCAGCCTCGGGCGTGCGGCCTCCGCGGACGCCACCGAGGACCTGTTCGGCTCCGGCCCGGCGCACTACGACCAGGACGCCTCCGGCCGCGGTGACGTGCTGGTCTTCACCAGCCTCCGCGACTCGGCGCGTCCCCAGGTGTACCTGCGCGGCGCGGACGGCACCGTACGCAAACTGACCTCGGACCGGGACGCCGCGCACCCCGAACTCTCCCCGGACGGGAAGACCGTGGTGTTCGACTCCGCCGAACCGGGGCCGGGGGGATCGGTCCAGCGTGACCTCTGGTCGGTCGACGTGGGCGATTCCAGTCTGCGGCGGCTGACGGACACGGACACGGACGAGACCTCCCCGACGTTCTCCCCGGACGGCGAACGGATCGCGTACGCGGGTGACGCGGGGCCGGGCAACGGCCTGCGGATCCTCGAACGGAAGCTGTCCGGCGGGCCGGTGACCCGGGTCAGCGACGTCCTGGAGGGCGACGCGACCGAACCCGTGTGGAACCCGGTGGCCGACGGCACCCGCCGTTCCTCCATCGTGTACACCCTGCGGGTGGAGCCCGAATCGGAGACCGACACCGGGCACCGGCTGCGGATCACCGAGGGTGCCGGGACCGACCGCCCCCTGCTGACCGGCACCGCCGCCGGCTGGGGCACCCGCTCGGCCGCCTGGACACCGGACGGGAACGGGCTGGTCTTCCTCAGCCCCAACACCGGCTGCACATGCTCCCACTACGACCATGTCTACCGGATCCGCTCCCTCGACGACCCGAAGCCGGAGGCGGTGCTCTCCGAGGACCGTCTGGTCGATACGCCCGCCTGGCTGGGCCCGGCGGACGGAGGGACGCTGGTCGTCACCCGCAGGACCACCGCCGAACCGGACATCGTCACGCTCCAGGACATGCGGCCGGACGGGTCGGACCCCCGGGACCTCCGGCTCGACGTGCTGCGCGAGGACCCGCGCGCCTGGTCCAACACCAGTTACGACCCGGCAGTCGATCCGCTGTTCCACCCGGAGAAGGGCTTCGACCCCTGGACCGAGCGGCAGACCTACACCCCGGACGGCCGGCGCATCGCCGTGACCCGCTTCGAGGACCTGGACGGCGAGCGCGTCCAGCGGATCTGGCTGGCCGACGCCGACGGGAGGAAGGCGGCGCCGATGCCCCTGGCGGGGCGCGGCGCCCGGGACCGGGACACCGATCCCTCGTTCTCGCCGGACGGCACCAAGCTGGCGTTCACCCGGGTCTCGCCCGGCAGCGGCGAGGGGGTGTGGACGAGCAAGGTGATCGTCGCCGACGTCGCCACGGGCAGGATCCTCGGGGAAGTGGAGCCGCCCCGGGGGGAGGTGGCGGGCAGCGACGCCCAGCCGGCCTGGTCGGCCGACGGCACCGTGCTCGCCTTCACCCGCAACCAGGTGATCCGGGGCCTCGGCGGGATCAAGCACGTCTGGACCGCACCGGTGAACGACCTCGACGACCAGGAGGACCTCAGCGCCTTCGGCTGCCCCGGCGAGTGCAAGGTGATCGACGACAGTCCCGCCTTCTCCCCCGACGGTTCCGCGATCGCCTTCAACCGCAAGGACCGTGCCGACCAGATCAACCACCGGGCGAGCGTCGTCGTCATCGCCCCGGACGGCACCGGCTGCCGGGTCGTGCTGCCCTCGCAGCGGCGTAGCGACGCCGGCGCGTGCCGGGAGCAGATCCCGGACGTCGAGGCGACCGGCCCCTATCAGCCGCGTGACGTGGCCTGGTCCCCGGACGCTAAGCGGCTGGTGTTCACCTCCCGCCGGGACGTCGCGGCGAACTCCCCGGAGCAGCTGTCCGAACTGGACCTCGCCACGGGCGCCGTGACCGAGCTGAGCGCACGGCTGCCGGGCCGTCAGAAGGAGCCCGCCTTCCAGCAGTCCGTCGACCTGAAGCTGACCGCGCCGGCCACCGGGCCGCAGGTGGACACCGGGTCCTCGGTGACGGTGACCGTCACCGTCACCAACCGGGGCCCCGCCTCCTCCCCCGGCACCACGTTCGTCGCCGACCCCCCGCCCGGCGTACGGCTGGAGGAGCTCACCACCACCGCCGGTTCGTGTGCCGCAGGTTCGCCCAGCTGTGACCTGAAGGTGCTCGCCCCCGGGAAGAAGGTGGAGATCACCGCACGGCTGACGGGCGTGGCGAGGGGCCCCTGGCGGACGGGCTGGTCGGTCACGGGGACCGTGGTCGACGCGAACCCCACGGACAACGCGTCCGGAACGGTCGTGCCGGTCCAGGAGACCCCGCGGCAGCCCGTCCCGTCGCCCTCACCTCCCGTCACCCCCGCGCCGCCGTCCTCCCCGCCGGCCGCCGAGCCGCCGCCCGTCGAGCCGCCCGCGCCGCTGCCGCCCGCGCCCGAGGCGGGCCCCGGGGTCGTCGTACGGGCACAGCCCAGCCCCGGGTACGTCGGCGGCCGGGTCGTGGTGACGTACACCGTGCGCAACGGTGAGAACGCCCTCGCCACCGGTCTGCGGCTGCGGCTCGGGCTGCCGTCCGGGATCCCGGTGACCACGCTCCCGGCGGGCTGCACGGCCGGGGTGTGCACCCTGTCCGATCTGGAGCCGGGGGCCTCCACGGTCCTGCGGGTGGTGCTCGCCCCGAAGCGGGCGACGCAGGCCAGGATCACCGGGACGCTGACCACGACCGGTACCGACGCCGACCGCGGTGACAACGTCTCCCGGATCCCGCTGCGCATCCTCCAGCCCCGGATCGTCTCGGTACCGGAGGTCGGTGAGCCGGGGTTCGTCACCTCGGTGCGGGGCAAGGACTTCCCGCCCGGGGCCCCGGTGGAGCTCACCTGGAAGCCCGGGATCACGGCGACCGCGCCGCCGGCCCGGCCGGGCCGCGACGGGACGTTCATCGCCCAGCTGCTGATCCTGATGAAGGACCAGACGGGACCGCGCACCATCACCGCTTCGGGGCCCGGGTTCAGCCCGGTCACCACACCGTTCCTGGTGGTCAGCGGCACCGTCGTCCCGCCGGACGAGATGGGGCGCAGGTGA
- a CDS encoding ATP-binding protein, translating into MTTAQHGPAAPERTGAAPTAVEELWERLGRVELRVRHAVALRREADPEPDDPYRGQYLTPAAAERILESRDAFLPVPDHGPGPGAPQPLPAGGRIARLAENFGLTPLDVELLLVATAPDIDARFERLYGYLNDDLTRRRATVGLALELCGLPAAGSGRFRFTPSAPLVASGLLEVVEAGRPPLSRVLRVPDRVTAYLLGDDGTDGRLHGLVRAAGPQEEPDPCPESLRIAAALGTGSGLVHLLDRGGDPGRLAVDALLLAGRRPLVVDAAALAASPEPAVAARILATEARLTGGGLVLGPLEALAPERPEGARLLGRLCEAAGGSPLVAYGKKAWDPLWAAESPVTLPAPPPDPAVSARRWRLALAEAGAGDGLAAGTAAAEERLVEAIRPYRLDSGQIRRAAAVASRLAVLEGRPVEARDLRTAVRAQNGAGLARLARRIEPTVGWDDLVLPPATRDQLSDLALRARHREQVLGRWRMRPGGGRGRGIVALFAGESGTGKTMSAEVVAADLGMELYVVDLSSVVDKYIGETEKNLERIFVEASDVNAVLLFDEADAVFGKRSQVKDAHDRHANVESAYLLQRIESFDGIAVLTTNLRANLDEAFTRRLDVVADFPVPDEQQRLALWERCLGTEIPRAADLDLKTCAERFELTGGSIRACAVTAAYQAAESGRPLGTEQLVSAVLAEYRKLGRLVLDSEFGPWLERARRGD; encoded by the coding sequence ATGACCACGGCACAGCACGGTCCCGCCGCTCCGGAGCGGACCGGTGCCGCACCGACGGCCGTGGAGGAACTCTGGGAGCGGCTCGGCCGCGTCGAGCTCCGGGTACGGCACGCGGTCGCCCTCCGCCGGGAGGCGGACCCGGAACCGGACGATCCGTACCGGGGGCAGTACCTCACCCCGGCCGCGGCCGAGCGGATCCTGGAGTCCCGTGACGCCTTCCTCCCCGTCCCGGACCACGGCCCCGGTCCGGGTGCCCCGCAGCCCCTCCCGGCCGGCGGACGGATCGCCCGGCTCGCGGAGAACTTCGGGCTGACCCCACTGGACGTCGAGCTCCTGCTGGTCGCGACGGCCCCGGACATCGACGCGCGGTTCGAGCGGCTGTACGGCTACCTCAACGACGACCTCACCCGTCGCCGGGCGACCGTGGGTCTGGCCCTCGAACTGTGCGGGCTGCCCGCCGCCGGCTCCGGGCGCTTCCGCTTCACACCGTCGGCCCCGCTGGTCGCGTCCGGTCTGCTGGAGGTGGTGGAGGCCGGACGCCCGCCGCTCTCCCGGGTGCTGCGCGTCCCGGACCGGGTCACCGCGTACCTGCTCGGGGACGACGGGACGGACGGGCGGCTGCACGGGCTGGTCCGGGCGGCCGGGCCGCAGGAGGAACCGGACCCGTGTCCGGAGAGCCTGCGGATCGCGGCTGCGCTGGGCACGGGCAGCGGGCTGGTGCATCTGCTGGACCGGGGCGGGGACCCGGGCCGGCTCGCCGTCGACGCGCTCCTCCTGGCCGGCCGGCGGCCACTGGTGGTGGACGCCGCGGCCCTGGCGGCCTCCCCCGAACCGGCCGTGGCCGCCCGGATCCTGGCGACCGAGGCGCGGCTGACCGGCGGCGGGCTGGTGCTCGGGCCGCTCGAAGCGCTCGCCCCCGAGCGGCCCGAGGGCGCCCGGCTGCTCGGCCGTCTCTGCGAGGCGGCCGGCGGCTCCCCCCTGGTCGCGTACGGCAAGAAGGCATGGGACCCGCTGTGGGCGGCCGAGAGCCCGGTGACCCTCCCGGCACCGCCGCCCGATCCGGCGGTCTCGGCGCGGCGGTGGCGCCTGGCGCTCGCCGAGGCCGGCGCCGGGGACGGCCTCGCCGCCGGGACGGCGGCGGCCGAGGAGCGGCTCGTCGAGGCGATCCGCCCCTACCGGCTGGACTCGGGCCAGATCCGCCGGGCCGCCGCCGTCGCCTCCCGGCTGGCCGTGCTGGAGGGGCGGCCGGTGGAGGCGCGGGACCTGCGTACGGCGGTACGGGCGCAGAACGGGGCGGGGCTCGCGCGGCTCGCCCGCCGCATCGAGCCCACGGTCGGCTGGGACGACCTCGTACTGCCTCCGGCGACCCGTGACCAGCTGTCCGACCTGGCCCTGCGCGCACGCCACCGCGAGCAGGTGCTCGGCCGGTGGCGGATGCGGCCGGGCGGGGGCCGGGGCCGGGGGATCGTCGCCCTGTTCGCCGGGGAGTCCGGCACCGGGAAGACGATGTCGGCGGAGGTGGTCGCGGCGGATCTGGGCATGGAGCTCTACGTCGTGGACCTGTCCTCCGTGGTGGACAAGTACATCGGTGAGACGGAGAAGAACCTGGAGAGGATCTTCGTCGAGGCGTCCGACGTCAACGCGGTTCTGCTGTTCGACGAGGCGGACGCCGTCTTCGGGAAGCGCTCGCAGGTCAAGGACGCGCACGACCGGCACGCCAACGTGGAGTCGGCGTATCTGCTCCAGCGGATCGAGTCCTTCGACGGCATCGCCGTGCTCACCACCAACCTGCGGGCCAACCTCGACGAGGCGTTCACCCGCCGCCTCGACGTGGTGGCCGACTTCCCCGTGCCGGACGAGCAGCAGCGTCTGGCCCTGTGGGAACGCTGTCTGGGCACGGAGATCCCCCGGGCCGCGGATCTCGACCTGAAGACCTGCGCGGAGCGCTTCGAGCTCACCGGCGGGTCCATCCGGGCCTGTGCGGTCACCGCCGCCTACCAGGCGGCGGAGTCGGGCCGCCCCCTCGGGACGGAGCAGCTGGTCTCGGCCGTCCTCGCCGAGTACCGCAAACTCGGACGGCTGGTCCTGGACAGCGAGTTCGGCCCGTGGCTGGAGCGTGCGCGGCGCGGGGACTGA
- a CDS encoding DUF4255 domain-containing protein translates to MIHEVDEGLRLLLVDAGLQGSGVDLVFDAPTKDWSARRNAPTVSVFLYDIREDAARRRTGTSEEYDEQGVMTGRRTPPRWFELSYLVTAWTNRPQDEHRLLSEVLRSLIRTDALPGRMLTGSLGELGLTVEIEVAAAGSAGRPSTLDVWSALGGELKAAIDLRVWAPLSGELTPTGPPVTEGLLVRTATARDGEMTGPGRRLRYEGASDPGEQGFAAGRERRLPPGRRRRGGTVR, encoded by the coding sequence GTGATCCACGAGGTCGACGAGGGCCTGCGGCTGCTGCTGGTGGACGCCGGCCTCCAGGGGAGCGGGGTGGACCTGGTCTTCGACGCCCCGACGAAGGACTGGTCCGCCCGGCGCAACGCGCCCACCGTCAGCGTCTTCCTCTACGACATCCGTGAGGACGCGGCCCGGCGCCGCACCGGCACGAGCGAGGAGTACGACGAGCAGGGCGTAATGACGGGCCGGCGGACGCCTCCGCGCTGGTTCGAGCTGTCGTACCTGGTGACCGCCTGGACCAACCGCCCGCAGGACGAGCACCGCCTGCTGTCCGAGGTGCTGCGCTCCCTGATACGCACGGACGCCCTGCCGGGCCGGATGCTCACGGGGAGCCTGGGCGAGCTGGGGCTGACCGTGGAGATCGAGGTGGCGGCCGCGGGCTCGGCCGGCCGGCCGTCCACCCTGGACGTGTGGTCCGCGCTCGGCGGTGAGCTGAAGGCCGCGATCGACCTGCGGGTGTGGGCGCCGCTGTCCGGCGAGCTGACGCCCACCGGTCCGCCGGTCACCGAAGGCCTGCTGGTGCGGACGGCGACCGCACGGGACGGCGAGATGACCGGACCGGGACGGCGGTTGCGGTACGAAGGGGCCTCGGACCCCGGGGAGCAGGGTTTCGCCGCCGGACGTGAGCGCCGTCTGCCTCCCGGCCGGCGCAGGCGCGGAGGTACGGTCCGATGA
- a CDS encoding DUF6760 family protein: MTYAPSRLREELAYIAYHFHWQREDILDLTHGERQEWVREIARINTRVNESG; this comes from the coding sequence GTGACGTACGCGCCTTCCCGGCTGCGGGAGGAGCTCGCGTACATCGCCTACCACTTCCACTGGCAGCGTGAGGACATCCTCGACCTCACCCATGGTGAGCGGCAGGAGTGGGTGAGGGAGATCGCGCGGATCAACACCCGGGTGAACGAGAGCGGGTGA